One segment of Paraburkholderia caribensis DNA contains the following:
- a CDS encoding RNA polymerase sigma factor, whose protein sequence is MAVLPQSIRFPIAMQCTELSLVLPDMLPRLWSFALRLTENEYEAEELVHQACARGLEDSHTRPPDTSPLDWMFSIVYSIWRDDPMGHARRHCAAKKRSPSTQHLFQKNVFGIDPPG, encoded by the coding sequence TTGGCAGTTCTCCCTCAGTCAATCCGTTTCCCGATTGCAATGCAGTGCACAGAACTTTCGCTCGTTCTTCCGGACATGCTTCCCCGGCTCTGGTCTTTCGCCTTACGGCTCACAGAGAACGAATATGAAGCGGAAGAACTGGTTCATCAGGCCTGCGCGCGCGGGCTGGAAGACTCACACACACGGCCTCCCGACACATCGCCGCTCGACTGGATGTTCTCGATCGTCTATTCGATCTGGCGCGACGATCCGATGGGCCATGCGCGGCGGCATTGTGCGGCGAAGAAACGTTCTCCCTCTACACAACACCTTTTCCAGAAAAACGTGTTCGGAATAGATCCGCCTGGCTAA